One part of the Ursus arctos isolate Adak ecotype North America unplaced genomic scaffold, UrsArc2.0 scaffold_20, whole genome shotgun sequence genome encodes these proteins:
- the ASTE1 gene encoding protein asteroid homolog 1 isoform X3, translating to MGIRGLMSFVEDHSNEFFTDLKLRDTKIVIDGYALFHRLCFNSNLELRYGGDYDSFADVAQKFFESLFACNICPYVVLDGGCDISDKKLKTLKDRAREKIQMAHSLSVGGGGYVCPLLIREVFIQVLIKLQVCFVQCFSEADRDIMTLANHWNCPVLSSDSDFCIFDLKTGFCPLNSFQWRNVNTIKGTQDCYIPAKCFSLDALCHHFSNMNKTLLPLFAVLCGNDHINLPIIETFLSKVRLPLGATSSKGRRHHRVLGLLNWLSHFANPTEALDNVLKYLPKKDRENVKEILCCSMEEYQQSQVKLQDFFQYGTYTCPATLNLDLPEWVLVALAKGQLSPFISDALVLRRTILHTQVENMQQPNAHRVSLPIRQIIYGLLLNASPRLENMSWNALPSQPLAFSEVERINKNIKTSIVNAVELPKDHSDLSKLTEVNMSIPSCQHTD from the exons ATGGGTATTCGAGGACTAATGAGTTTTGTGGAAGATCACAGTAATGAGTTCTTCACTGATTTGAAGTTGCGAGACACAAAAATTGTCATTGATGGCTATGCTCTCTTCCATCGTCTTTGCTTCAACTCAAACTTGGAACTCCGGTATGGAGGGGACTATGATTCTTTTGCAGATGTTGCACAAAAATTCTTTGAATCACTGTTTGCTTGTAATATCTGTCCATATGTTGTATTAGATGGAGGATGTGACATTTCTGATAAAAAGCTTAAAACGTTAAAGGATCGTGCTAGAGAGAAGATCCAGATGGCTCATTCCCTTTCTGTTGGTGGGGGTGGATATGTGTGTCCCTTACTCATCCGGGAAGTGTTCATACAGGTTTTGATCAAGCTACAGGTGTGTTTTGTCCAGTGCTTTTCAGAAGCTGATCGGGACATTATGACACTGGCTAATCATTGGAATTGCCCTGTGTTATCATCTGATAGTGACTTTTGCATCTTTGACCTAAAAACTGGGTTTTGCCCATTGAATAGCTTTCAGTGGAGAAATGTGAACACTATCAAAGGCACACAAGACTGCTATATCCCTGCCAAATGCTTTTCCCTTGATGCACTCTGCCATCACTTCAGTAATATGAATAAAACTCTACTACCTCTCTTTGCGGTGCTATGTGGAAATGATCATATTAATCTGCCCATCATCGAGACATTCTTAAGTAAAGTACGTCTTCCTCTTGGAGCTACCAGTTCTAAGGGGAGGAGACACCACCGAGTATTGGGACTTCTGAATTGGTTATCTCATTTTGCGAACCCTACCGAAGCACTCGATAATGTTCTGAAATATCTTCCAAAAAAGGATCGCGAAAATGTTAAGGAAATTCTCTGCTGTTCCATGGAAGAATACCAGCAATCTCAGGTGAAGCTGCAGGACTTTTTCCAGTATGGTACTTACACCTGTCCAGCCACCTTGAATCTGGATTTACCAGAATGGGTATTAGTGGCTCTGGCCAAAGGCCAGCTATCTCCTTTCATCAGTGATGCTTTGGTGCTAAGAAGGACCATTCTTCACACACAGGTGGAAAATATGCAGCAACCAAATGCCCACAGAGTATCTCTGCCCATCCGGCAGATCATCTATGGGCTTCTTTTGAATGCCTCTCCACGTCTGGAAAATATGTCCTGGAATGCATTGCCTTCTCAGCCTCTAGCTTTCAGTGAAGTGGAAAggattaataaaaatatcaaaacatcGATTGTTAATGCAGTAGAACTGCCCAAGGATCATTCTGACTTAAGCAAATTGACTGAG GTTAACATGTCCATTCCCAGCTGTCAACACACTGATTGA
- the ASTE1 gene encoding protein asteroid homolog 1 isoform X1, which yields MGIRGLMSFVEDHSNEFFTDLKLRDTKIVIDGYALFHRLCFNSNLELRYGGDYDSFADVAQKFFESLFACNICPYVVLDGGCDISDKKLKTLKDRAREKIQMAHSLSVGGGGYVCPLLIREVFIQVLIKLQVCFVQCFSEADRDIMTLANHWNCPVLSSDSDFCIFDLKTGFCPLNSFQWRNVNTIKGTQDCYIPAKCFSLDALCHHFSNMNKTLLPLFAVLCGNDHINLPIIETFLSKVRLPLGATSSKGRRHHRVLGLLNWLSHFANPTEALDNVLKYLPKKDRENVKEILCCSMEEYQQSQVKLQDFFQYGTYTCPATLNLDLPEWVLVALAKGQLSPFISDALVLRRTILHTQVENMQQPNAHRVSLPIRQIIYGLLLNASPRLENMSWNALPSQPLAFSEVERINKNIKTSIVNAVELPKDHSDLSKLTELSLAKRQILLLETLKVKQTILERIPSSLKLPISVSCYWLQHTESKAKLHHLQALLLGMLMGPLHAIITSPGIVDPAPRQAQCLAAR from the exons ATGGGTATTCGAGGACTAATGAGTTTTGTGGAAGATCACAGTAATGAGTTCTTCACTGATTTGAAGTTGCGAGACACAAAAATTGTCATTGATGGCTATGCTCTCTTCCATCGTCTTTGCTTCAACTCAAACTTGGAACTCCGGTATGGAGGGGACTATGATTCTTTTGCAGATGTTGCACAAAAATTCTTTGAATCACTGTTTGCTTGTAATATCTGTCCATATGTTGTATTAGATGGAGGATGTGACATTTCTGATAAAAAGCTTAAAACGTTAAAGGATCGTGCTAGAGAGAAGATCCAGATGGCTCATTCCCTTTCTGTTGGTGGGGGTGGATATGTGTGTCCCTTACTCATCCGGGAAGTGTTCATACAGGTTTTGATCAAGCTACAGGTGTGTTTTGTCCAGTGCTTTTCAGAAGCTGATCGGGACATTATGACACTGGCTAATCATTGGAATTGCCCTGTGTTATCATCTGATAGTGACTTTTGCATCTTTGACCTAAAAACTGGGTTTTGCCCATTGAATAGCTTTCAGTGGAGAAATGTGAACACTATCAAAGGCACACAAGACTGCTATATCCCTGCCAAATGCTTTTCCCTTGATGCACTCTGCCATCACTTCAGTAATATGAATAAAACTCTACTACCTCTCTTTGCGGTGCTATGTGGAAATGATCATATTAATCTGCCCATCATCGAGACATTCTTAAGTAAAGTACGTCTTCCTCTTGGAGCTACCAGTTCTAAGGGGAGGAGACACCACCGAGTATTGGGACTTCTGAATTGGTTATCTCATTTTGCGAACCCTACCGAAGCACTCGATAATGTTCTGAAATATCTTCCAAAAAAGGATCGCGAAAATGTTAAGGAAATTCTCTGCTGTTCCATGGAAGAATACCAGCAATCTCAGGTGAAGCTGCAGGACTTTTTCCAGTATGGTACTTACACCTGTCCAGCCACCTTGAATCTGGATTTACCAGAATGGGTATTAGTGGCTCTGGCCAAAGGCCAGCTATCTCCTTTCATCAGTGATGCTTTGGTGCTAAGAAGGACCATTCTTCACACACAGGTGGAAAATATGCAGCAACCAAATGCCCACAGAGTATCTCTGCCCATCCGGCAGATCATCTATGGGCTTCTTTTGAATGCCTCTCCACGTCTGGAAAATATGTCCTGGAATGCATTGCCTTCTCAGCCTCTAGCTTTCAGTGAAGTGGAAAggattaataaaaatatcaaaacatcGATTGTTAATGCAGTAGAACTGCCCAAGGATCATTCTGACTTAAGCAAATTGACTGAG CTCTCCTTGGCCAAACGGCAGATACTTCTATTAGAAACCCTGAAGGTGAAACAGACCATCCTGGAACGAATCCCTTCTTCATTGAAGCTGCCCATTTCTGTCAGTTGCTACTGGTTGCAGCACACAGAGTCCAAGGCAAAGCTACATCACCTCCAGGCCTTACTGCTAGGGATGCTGATGGGGCCCTTGCATGCCATAATAACTAGCCCTG gaattgtGGACCCCGCACCCAGGCAGGCTCAGTGCCTTGCTGCTCGCTAA
- the ASTE1 gene encoding protein asteroid homolog 1 isoform X2, with product MGIRGLMSFVEDHSNEFFTDLKLRDTKIVIDGYALFHRLCFNSNLELRYGGDYDSFADVAQKFFESLFACNICPYVVLDGGCDISDKKLKTLKDRAREKIQMAHSLSVGGGGYVCPLLIREVFIQVLIKLQVCFVQCFSEADRDIMTLANHWNCPVLSSDSDFCIFDLKTGFCPLNSFQWRNVNTIKGTQDCYIPAKCFSLDALCHHFSNMNKTLLPLFAVLCGNDHINLPIIETFLSKVRLPLGATSSKGRRHHRVLGLLNWLSHFANPTEALDNVLKYLPKKDRENVKEILCCSMEEYQQSQVKLQDFFQYGTYTCPATLNLDLPEWVLVALAKGQLSPFISDALVLRRTILHTQVENMQQPNAHRVSLPIRQIIYGLLLNASPRLENMSWNALPSQPLAFSEVERINKNIKTSIVNAVELPKDHSDLSKLTEVSVCNTNLISVK from the coding sequence ATGGGTATTCGAGGACTAATGAGTTTTGTGGAAGATCACAGTAATGAGTTCTTCACTGATTTGAAGTTGCGAGACACAAAAATTGTCATTGATGGCTATGCTCTCTTCCATCGTCTTTGCTTCAACTCAAACTTGGAACTCCGGTATGGAGGGGACTATGATTCTTTTGCAGATGTTGCACAAAAATTCTTTGAATCACTGTTTGCTTGTAATATCTGTCCATATGTTGTATTAGATGGAGGATGTGACATTTCTGATAAAAAGCTTAAAACGTTAAAGGATCGTGCTAGAGAGAAGATCCAGATGGCTCATTCCCTTTCTGTTGGTGGGGGTGGATATGTGTGTCCCTTACTCATCCGGGAAGTGTTCATACAGGTTTTGATCAAGCTACAGGTGTGTTTTGTCCAGTGCTTTTCAGAAGCTGATCGGGACATTATGACACTGGCTAATCATTGGAATTGCCCTGTGTTATCATCTGATAGTGACTTTTGCATCTTTGACCTAAAAACTGGGTTTTGCCCATTGAATAGCTTTCAGTGGAGAAATGTGAACACTATCAAAGGCACACAAGACTGCTATATCCCTGCCAAATGCTTTTCCCTTGATGCACTCTGCCATCACTTCAGTAATATGAATAAAACTCTACTACCTCTCTTTGCGGTGCTATGTGGAAATGATCATATTAATCTGCCCATCATCGAGACATTCTTAAGTAAAGTACGTCTTCCTCTTGGAGCTACCAGTTCTAAGGGGAGGAGACACCACCGAGTATTGGGACTTCTGAATTGGTTATCTCATTTTGCGAACCCTACCGAAGCACTCGATAATGTTCTGAAATATCTTCCAAAAAAGGATCGCGAAAATGTTAAGGAAATTCTCTGCTGTTCCATGGAAGAATACCAGCAATCTCAGGTGAAGCTGCAGGACTTTTTCCAGTATGGTACTTACACCTGTCCAGCCACCTTGAATCTGGATTTACCAGAATGGGTATTAGTGGCTCTGGCCAAAGGCCAGCTATCTCCTTTCATCAGTGATGCTTTGGTGCTAAGAAGGACCATTCTTCACACACAGGTGGAAAATATGCAGCAACCAAATGCCCACAGAGTATCTCTGCCCATCCGGCAGATCATCTATGGGCTTCTTTTGAATGCCTCTCCACGTCTGGAAAATATGTCCTGGAATGCATTGCCTTCTCAGCCTCTAGCTTTCAGTGAAGTGGAAAggattaataaaaatatcaaaacatcGATTGTTAATGCAGTAGAACTGCCCAAGGATCATTCTGACTTAAGCAAATTGACTGAGGTAAGTGTTTGTAACACTAATTTGATTTCTGTAAAGTAG